The genomic window ACTTGCTATGGCAGGGTGTTGTTTGGGCTGCACAGAAAAACCAATTTTGGTCGGTCTGCTACACATTATCTCACTGGATAGAGTATAgttattttggtttatttaccAGTCATATATAGGGTTGCCaacctttttaattaaaaaaactggaCATCTAactgaaaactttttttttttagtcgtcataatttatgattataaattataaattattattattatttattatttatttatttttttttttttataagataaattatataaatatttaatattatgaataattaatttttttttttagtttattgtttattagtattcttctgataatataataacaaataaaaataaaagtatataaaacatgtgtcttaattaaataaataaagtaggtCAGCGCATTTCGTTGGTGGATGTTTGTCCATCGTCCCTTCGATCTTCAGGcaggatagtgtaattttactgtaggtatttaatttgaatgcaatatgattgcattagataaaaaacgattctgagcagaCGAAgggatcttttttatttaattttatttgtttctatggtgataaacaaagccataggtattttatattacttataataaattttatattttatattgtttctaaaaattcacaaaattcTTGACATGACAAACTGTAGTTGAAATTTtggacatttaataatttatgatttaggtCATTACCAGCctactaattaatttacttatattttaccaaGACTGGGcaagttaacaattttttttaactcgttaagttaagttattttaaaataataaagctaagttaagttaaaagttactcatatttttttttgttaactcgTTGAGTTAAATGctaactatgaaaaaaaaaaagtaacttaacttaatttaaagttaaaattttgtaatttgcaACCTAAAAAATTCcagacacataataatatttattacatagtttTTCTTTATGCTCAAGAAAGTTACTggggaaatttaaaatgatacatcaaaatattaattagctaTCAAAAAACctacttttctaaaaatattgttaaaaaatttgcaTTATCCTTTGGAcgaaaattcttattttaaatatttttgaatacaattaactttaagttaacacgttaatcttaaaaaaagtaacttattaagttaaaagttaatttcaaaaaaagtaactagttaattaatttaattttaacttttaatttgttaatgccCAGTcttgtattttactttaaattaattgaatttgtgaatcttattattttattatttgtgagtaaatagatattttaatttaatttttatatttgcattgtataatattttaatatattatgtataaatattttttcatggaCTCGTAGTGATTGATaacttaattttgatttttagagtGCTCTCCATTTGGCTGTTATCACAAACCAATgtgaaattgtaaaataccTAATGATGGCTAATGCCAATGCAGAAGTATTAGATTGTAATGGAAATACAGCAGTTCATTTGGCATGTTATGGTGGAAAACTAGATTGCCTGAGAATATTAGCTAGTTATGTATtactaccaaaaatatttgatactattaattatgatggtaagtatctaatttatattaaatttttaaataattattttgaattttgtgaatgtatttgaatgataatttatattacctatatatgcatataaaaaatttatctactgcaaattatagttttaatatttatttagacgtATAATGTTGTTAACTTGACCACTTTAAATCTTACAAATCGCATAAACAACTAGTGTTAATCAGTGTAAAATTTTTGAGGAACCTTTGGTGAtccttaaaaatatctataaccatttagtgaataaaataagaattttgacATGTATATGTcttatgggggggggggggatcaTTCTGTTAATTTGTGCGACACTGAGAATGTTACCTGTTGAGACAGTGATTGTTTATAGCAACCGattgatataacaatatatataggtacatgcaCCGATGTATTTGCATGTAGTGAAGATactctttgatttttttataaagtacctatataattttattttaagttatattatgtctgTTACTATGGTCTGTTATAtagtttgttttatgtttaaaataactaacttaCTGGCTTAATGTCTAATGTCTTAAACGTCTTTTCAACTATTTAATACCAGTGTGTAATTAAGGtttgaatactaaataaaattatattacttatatacatatattatattatgttttcatatttatcttaactctttagataaataatattttaaagtaactaAATGATAAATGTACGATTTTGGGTATTTTGCTGTAACACATTTAACAAAGAAGTAatctttcttattattattttacctcttacatttttattcattttataaaatgattaattacatgaattatatactagcatttattaaatttaagtagttaaataaatatttaatgcgtTTTACAAGAAAGGAGAAAATACTTTATGGACAGTaagcattaatttaaaagattttatataatacattgtccTTGATTGTCTCCCAACCTGTTGAGTGTTTATAGATTTGGCCGTGATTCATagtgatttttataatgatgtcaTGTGAATGTATAGAATGAATCTAAGTATGATAAGTacctagataaaaaaataataaaatttgtaaaatattattttattaactttatttataattcaaagatatatattataaacagtttttaatttttgagttgGAATAAATcttttcaagtataaaaattgcCTTTATCATGAAATTTTAGGAAGATTTttggtaataaatttaatctagtTGGTACCTACTTTTGAGaggtcaaaattgaaaatatcagtacttaatttattttctgtagGTATAGTTGtatgtgtaattaaattatattttaattattattaggagAGTTAAAATAGTAGTTTAGAGATAAGTGCTATGAGAGGTAGAAGATGAGAAATATATCCCTTACTTAATTATATGGTAGTAGCAACACTTAACAGAGACATTCTTTTTACTACATCTTTTTTGccctatttaaaatgttataatactagtaatatatgataatatgttgatTAAACTAAAATGGCCAATCAAATTTATCTTTAGATTGTAGATTGTCAAagaataataactaatgagtacctttaagttataacaataagaaTTACTATAGTCTTATAATAGAGGtacattgaaatattgatttctgcataatatataattttaataatatatcgatatatttatgaatatttttaaattgtatttatatttgttgttttaggTTTGGCATGTATTCATATTGCAACAATTGCTAACCATCCAAATCTACTtagatttattgttaatagttcaaaaaatgtgaatatcacagtaagttaaataatggtttttgttataacatattaaaaattaatttgggtTTCAAATGCACTAgggatttttagtttatagcactattaaaattgtttatttgtaaagCCACATTTTACATGATCATGTATTGTACACATGTGTTTTCAGTTTATATTGGTTAAGTTGATAcgtaatgttgataatattacttaatatcgtaatatgtaatattgacGAGAAAACACTCTATCATCTGATCAGTGGCGCAACTAGAGTTTCAAAGTCGTTAGGTCACCCTTAACTTTACATAAtcctagtattttaattattctagtAATATATTCGCAATATCGTTTTTCGAATTTAACACAgttcattgttttattataatttatagtatttgattatattacattctaaagtgtcaaacataattttctattaacatttacaatttacaaatgtgCTTATTATTTCTTCATAAACAATGTCATTAGCTAGGTCTCtcaatatttatgatacttAAATTAGTGAAGTGCTGCTGTAACATGctgctaaataattaaaatcttaaaaaataaaattacattgttaataccatagatatttgaatattaccaAGACGTAGAACTTAAGGGTGCTTCAGCACCCCTGTGGCCCCATAGTTGCGTCACTGCATCTGATTAGGATACATTACGTGACCATGTGAAATAGGCCCAACtactgtgtattatatttgttataatcataattcataagttATGATTCATAACATATAATCAAACagtactgaaaaaaatattaaataaattactaacaatttaattatacatttttaggatTATAAAAGTGGATACACGGCATTACACTTTGCTGTAGCTCTAAATAGAGCTAATCTAATTGAATGTTTATTAGATAAAGTTGATCCAAATATTGAGAGTTATGCTGGAAAATTAGCATTTGAAATTGATGTTGATTATGATGAAGATGAAGAAGATAAtgaaattgtatgttatattaatacattttatttgcttGTATAaagctaatttttaaaatgtttttttcagtCTGACGATCTTGTGAAATCAATGAATGTACTTCAGTTACCTAATAACAGTTCAATCAAGTGTTGAAGAATTTATTTACCAATGTTGTTTTACTTTTTCCTATATTAGCATTCAGCCTAAAACCACctgattataatttcattatcatttttaaaatctagatttatttaaattagtacattaatagttaaatgtgtattttgtaatttttaaattattattgattttcccACTCcccatttttatgtaataatattattggaatGTATTTGATATGCacgttaactttttttattttattgttggaaATGTCCAATGAATGTTATGTGAATGGAATATAATTGTGAATGActtttttggtgatttttttaataaatgtatttatatgttaaaaatgtatagtatataataataatattcatctgAAATTGCTTCAAAATAGCTAGCTTATACCCAATCACAGaccataatatttgaatacactTAAAGATGTTTAcacatcaataattaaaatattttatagcttaCGATccaataagataaattaaaaatactaatattataggtttaattttaaccaggagtagatattttaaaagtttaaatgtcATTCTTAACTATTCTTAACAGGAGGTCTCAAAGACTCCCCTGACGAGCCGCCACTGCGGatgaaatatatgaattaattacctactacTATTTGTACTGTTACCTACGACTTGTCTTCTGTGACTTTTTTTTCgttcattgaaattattatgattactaAACATTTCCAACGAATAACAACAATGGTCGGTTATCATCATAGatgatagatattataatatagtatatacctataatgatCATGTGTTGTGTAAGAGaactctttattttttttgtatacatataatatttaatatacttaggtACCATATCTACGTCAGTAGTACCatcgtttttatataaatttatacagacAGTGATGTATCTATGGTGGTCCAGGACCCCCAAAaccaattaataacaaaaaaagataactgaaatactgaataataattatattgaaatattaattttatattacgcaTTTATTTCTGATACGGCGTTACGTTACGCTCGAATGTTACAACGTGTGTAAGCAGCTGCCTGCTTTATATaccttatgagttatgacttatgTAGATAATACTGATAATAGTTAATGGTTAGGTatacaaaactacaaaaaattgTTCTGTACACTCTATAacagtacaaaataatttaagtataattcacTTCATAGAcggttatatacttatatatgtatatgaacaGACTTTTGAGGAAAATGATCGAAAAATTAATTcctgttcaaaatttaaacatctataatatatatatgtatattatatatcagtttgatttatttaactgCAGCCTGCAGGTTAATCgcttgtatttatattgtagcCAATTCACCGTTGTTGGCTCCGAAAAAACTtcacagtatatatatatattatttaatagtataactataagtactattaattattattattacgatgtgCTGATGAACCACGACGATTCCCGtggtcttatatttttattttgtacactcTACCTCGATCtcctaacttattattattattgtgcatttttcatatttatattacattgtctTTAggatatttgttaattatatcatcTTATGTTTTACTATGCACTTGTTGTATTTTGCCTTATATTGTGCAGCCAAtggcattattaattattaaggtttattcttttgttatttttgttataaaaggCGTTTTTGGTCgaattcattattcattgttttatatcagaatagccaataggtatacctacacgACGGATCTATTACGTTGCATTTTCATCCGTGGCGGAAAACAGCGGATTTACTGATTAAGTAGAGCTCCGATTTCTAtgtaattgcatatttttttccttttcacatttttgtcagtaatatttacaaatcatAGTTTGGTCGTTTGGAGTTACTGGTGAAAtctttttttacatacttctgcatatttaatggttattgcatatttttacgaaatttaaaatttttatattttgtatgtaataataatgttaggtATCCCTAACAACCACggttatgcataataattattatttataataatttttacttaacaaTTTCATTGCTTGTAAGTTGtaacattgattatattattagttaaactgTTGTCGTTgtcaataatacaatgttatcCCGTCCGGCGTCTTCATTGT from Aphis gossypii isolate Hap1 chromosome 1, ASM2018417v2, whole genome shotgun sequence includes these protein-coding regions:
- the LOC114131811 gene encoding NF-kappa-B inhibitor cactus-like isoform X2; this translates as MWSKSNADKLKMELSGKREKQQQSIKSEKVTEDNTNIKMDSGFLSGANLSCDMLSKENIECDVKNKDLNFKQLKETPTIVVDSGLDICESGCLSELDVDQKNTCKSYSNTEHNWQFYFQQNEDGDTQLHLAILHGYIQVSKRLIDICPDSKLLDIRNDDGQSALHLAVITNQCEIVKYLMMANANAEVLDCNGNTAVHLACYGGKLDCLRILASYVLLPKIFDTINYDGLACIHIATIANHPNLLRFIVNSSKNVNITDYKSGYTALHFAVALNRANLIECLLDKVDPNIESYAGKLAFEIDVDYDEDEEDNEISDDLVKSMNVLQLPNNSSIKC